Proteins co-encoded in one Methylomonas albis genomic window:
- a CDS encoding ketosteroid isomerase-related protein, which translates to MQQAKKLIEQYYQAFNSGDMDTFLSLLTEDVVHDINQGDREQGKAAFAEFMKKMNHHYKEQLVDMVIMVNEDGTRGAAEFVVLGEYLNTDEGLPDANGQTYRLPAGAFFDIRDGKVARITNYYNLGDWIAQVDPQ; encoded by the coding sequence ATGCAACAAGCAAAAAAACTTATCGAACAGTACTATCAAGCATTCAACAGCGGCGACATGGATACCTTTCTGAGCTTGTTGACCGAGGATGTGGTGCATGACATTAACCAGGGCGACCGCGAGCAAGGCAAGGCCGCGTTTGCTGAGTTCATGAAAAAAATGAATCACCATTATAAAGAACAGTTGGTGGACATGGTGATTATGGTCAACGAAGACGGTACGCGTGGCGCGGCCGAGTTTGTGGTGTTGGGCGAATACCTGAATACCGACGAAGGTCTTCCTGATGCCAATGGTCAGACTTACCGGTTGCCGGCCGGCGCATTTTTCGACATCCGCGACGGCAAAGTGGCGCGTATTACCAACTATTACAACTTGGGTGACTGGATCGCACAGGTGGATCCGCAGTAA
- the cobO gene encoding cob(I)yrinic acid a,c-diamide adenosyltransferase has translation MPDQFEQAADKSARETSLMKTRDRRHGVVLVHAGEGKGKSSSAFGMVFRAAGWGMKVCVIQFIKGQWQTGEQRAATRFEEIEWHALGDGFTWDTQNPEQDIKTSREIWEFAKQKILSEEFDLVILDEINYCCGYGWISGQEIADFIKNHKPAWLHLVMTGRNAAPEVIAVANTVTEMTRIKHAFEGGIKAEQGVEF, from the coding sequence ATGCCCGACCAGTTTGAACAAGCGGCTGATAAATCGGCAAGAGAAACATCATTAATGAAAACCAGAGATAGAAGACACGGTGTAGTGTTAGTGCATGCCGGCGAAGGTAAGGGTAAGTCCTCAAGTGCGTTTGGCATGGTGTTCCGCGCCGCCGGTTGGGGTATGAAAGTCTGCGTGATTCAATTTATCAAAGGCCAATGGCAAACCGGCGAGCAACGTGCTGCGACGCGTTTCGAGGAAATAGAATGGCATGCATTGGGCGACGGTTTTACCTGGGATACCCAGAACCCGGAACAGGATATTAAAACCAGTCGGGAGATTTGGGAGTTTGCCAAACAAAAAATTCTTTCCGAAGAATTCGATCTGGTGATCCTCGACGAAATCAATTATTGCTGCGGCTATGGCTGGATAAGTGGTCAGGAAATCGCCGATTTTATTAAAAACCACAAACCGGCCTGGCTGCATCTGGTAATGACCGGTCGCAATGCCGCACCGGAAGTCATTGCTGTTGCCAATACAGTTACCGAAATGACCAGAATCAAACATGCGTTTGAAGGCGGTATCAAGGCGGAACAGGGCGTGGAATTTTAA
- a CDS encoding ribokinase, protein MSILVLASYVHAHCLHVQRLPCSGESVQATGILEEHGGKGLNVGLAAHKQGAKVAMLLPLGMDAVADSVITLLRNEGLDDRWLLRTGPQSGFGVGFIGPNGENFLAVYPGANALLNKEHVEQALAALPDLNLIYAQFEIPEAPIRRAFEIARQRGIRTMLNPSPWHQPDHGLLKLTDILVVNETEAAALLGRNDNKISVEHWLNSLSTWSEHIAWSGELLVVTLGEAGCVALTKSLVLHQPAWPVATLDATGAGDAFSAGLATALLNNLSLTEALRLACASGAWVAKHHGVLGCLPTQAEIDHFMKTSPTPKSV, encoded by the coding sequence GTGTCCATCCTAGTTTTAGCCAGTTATGTCCATGCCCACTGCCTGCATGTTCAGCGCCTGCCCTGTTCAGGCGAATCCGTGCAAGCTACCGGTATACTTGAGGAGCACGGCGGGAAGGGTTTGAATGTCGGTTTAGCCGCGCATAAACAGGGCGCTAAGGTGGCAATGCTATTGCCGCTGGGAATGGATGCAGTCGCGGACAGCGTGATTACATTACTGAGGAATGAAGGACTGGACGACCGCTGGCTTCTAAGGACAGGACCACAATCCGGTTTTGGTGTCGGCTTTATAGGCCCGAATGGCGAGAATTTTTTGGCCGTCTATCCAGGCGCCAACGCCCTGTTGAATAAGGAACATGTCGAACAGGCCTTAGCCGCCCTTCCAGACCTAAATTTGATTTACGCCCAGTTTGAAATCCCGGAAGCACCAATCCGCAGAGCGTTCGAGATTGCACGTCAGCGTGGCATCCGCACCATGTTAAATCCATCACCCTGGCACCAACCTGATCATGGCTTGTTAAAGCTAACCGATATTTTGGTGGTGAACGAAACCGAAGCCGCTGCATTATTGGGCCGAAACGATAATAAAATTAGCGTGGAACATTGGCTAAATAGCTTATCCACTTGGTCGGAACACATTGCCTGGTCTGGGGAACTGCTGGTGGTCACACTAGGTGAAGCGGGATGCGTGGCCTTAACGAAAAGCTTGGTTCTTCATCAACCGGCTTGGCCGGTAGCCACACTGGACGCCACCGGCGCCGGTGACGCGTTCAGCGCCGGACTGGCGACTGCCTTGCTGAATAATCTGAGCTTAACCGAGGCTTTGAGACTAGCCTGTGCCAGCGGCGCCTGGGTCGCTAAGCACCATGGGGTATTGGGGTGCTTGCCGACGCAAGCCGAGATTGACCACTTTATGAAAACCAGTCCAACACCAAAATCAGTCTAG
- a CDS encoding GntR family transcriptional regulator, giving the protein MPSNASNHIEITADTSAANDSSAFIEKIRPNTGISEPVYKQLQRRITDMILSGELGDGISLPSERALAEALDLSRTTVRRCYEELRAQDCIATHGRAGVTVKAPPSRINPEMGKLKGFTEEMRELGITPSTQILDHQIVVDRTIASIFNRPASTRFLRLVRVRLGDGMPLSREVAWYDLTVAPALTDWDGEGSAYQYLETQCGLGLVRAEQSIEAVLSDDAEAIVFGFDQPGPCLLLKRKTYADNGQIVEYVEGTFRGDAYTYRVNLKIRPN; this is encoded by the coding sequence ATGCCTTCAAATGCTTCCAACCATATCGAAATAACAGCTGATACTTCCGCCGCCAATGACAGCAGTGCTTTCATTGAGAAAATTCGCCCGAATACCGGGATTTCCGAGCCTGTCTACAAGCAACTGCAAAGGCGCATTACCGATATGATCCTGTCCGGTGAGCTTGGCGATGGTATTAGCTTGCCATCCGAGCGGGCTTTAGCGGAAGCGCTGGATCTTAGCCGCACCACGGTGCGGCGTTGTTACGAAGAATTACGGGCTCAGGATTGTATTGCCACCCATGGCCGCGCCGGCGTTACCGTTAAGGCACCGCCGTCGCGGATCAATCCGGAAATGGGTAAGCTAAAAGGCTTTACCGAGGAAATGCGTGAGCTGGGTATCACGCCATCCACGCAAATTCTCGATCACCAGATTGTCGTCGATAGAACTATCGCCTCCATTTTTAATCGCCCGGCCTCGACGCGATTTCTACGTTTGGTAAGGGTACGCTTGGGCGATGGTATGCCGCTATCGCGGGAAGTGGCGTGGTACGATTTGACTGTAGCGCCGGCTTTGACTGATTGGGATGGCGAAGGCTCCGCCTATCAATACCTTGAGACCCAATGCGGCCTGGGCTTGGTGCGCGCCGAGCAATCTATAGAGGCGGTGCTTAGTGATGACGCGGAAGCCATCGTATTCGGCTTTGACCAGCCGGGGCCTTGCTTATTGTTGAAGCGCAAGACCTACGCCGACAACGGGCAGATCGTGGAATATGTCGAAGGCACCTTTCGCGGCGACGCTTATACCTATCGGGTCAATCTAAAAATCCGGCCGAACTAG
- a CDS encoding SemiSWEET transporter, translated as MNLIPELIGYLAATLTTASFLPQAIKTFKTRDTESLSLGMYSMFTLGVLLWLIYGIYLVNVAIIVANAITFLLAAAILGFKIHNLLRK; from the coding sequence ATGAACCTAATCCCCGAGCTGATCGGTTATCTGGCGGCGACCTTGACGACCGCTTCTTTTCTGCCGCAAGCAATCAAGACCTTCAAAACCCGCGATACCGAGTCCTTGTCTCTAGGCATGTACAGCATGTTTACGTTGGGGGTGTTGCTGTGGTTGATTTATGGTATTTATCTGGTGAACGTAGCTATCATAGTGGCCAATGCAATTACCTTTTTGCTCGCGGCGGCTATCTTGGGCTTTAAGATTCACAATCTGCTGCGTAAATAA
- a CDS encoding DNA translocase FtsK gives MVAVVEERAARGYREIALLGFSSCALFFLIALVTFNSNDPGWSHSTSYQSISNACGLFGAWLADFVLSFLGLMAYLIPVMIFWYGYILFQGSRQTGGQWALASRSAGFLATTVSGSAILFLHLHFLRTKVDLPESPGGILGREIGDALVHLLGNSGSTLLLLAIFMTGVTLFTGLSWLMMMTLIGKGAMSACSIVGRQAVTVPERYRADRPERPESTKEAKKPRNQPEAKTEERAKKPQIQVLETAQPSAAAAVRPLRRKDSKPVDDMAPGAYINALPTLSLLDKREIKVKRYSKIELEEISRQVEDVLRDYGIAAEVEAVLPGPVITRFELRLAAGVKVSRISSLAKDLARGLSVTSVRIVEIIEGKSVIGLEIPNQEREMVSLRDLLVSDEFERAKSKLSIAMGKDISGTPVVADLGKMPHALVAGTTGSGKSVAINTMILSLLYKSKPEDVRMIMIDPKMLELSVYEGIPHLLTPVVTDMKDAQNALRWAVAEMERRYKLMSKVGVRNLAGYNQAVREAEEAGQPLRDPLFRPETPVALDDYPLLDTLPSIVIVIDELADMMMVVGKKVEELIARLAQKARAAGIHLVLATQRPSVDVLTGLIKANVPTRISFQVSSRIDSRTIIDQGGAEALLGNGDMLFLPSGTSIPLRAHGAFVDDHEVHRVVEFLKKTGPTNYLDEITQERTDSGEVAGLDGEDSESDALYDEAVAFVTESRKASISSVQRRFKIGYNRAARIIEDMENAGVVSMPETNGSREVLAPPPR, from the coding sequence ATGGTTGCTGTTGTGGAAGAGAGAGCCGCGCGAGGCTATCGCGAAATCGCATTACTGGGATTTTCGAGTTGTGCGTTGTTTTTTTTAATTGCCCTGGTCACTTTTAATTCCAACGATCCGGGTTGGAGTCATAGCACCTCCTACCAATCCATCAGTAACGCCTGCGGTTTGTTTGGTGCTTGGCTGGCGGATTTTGTACTGAGTTTTCTAGGATTGATGGCCTACCTGATTCCGGTGATGATTTTCTGGTACGGCTACATCCTGTTTCAAGGTTCCCGCCAAACCGGTGGGCAATGGGCTTTGGCTTCGCGCTCGGCAGGTTTCCTAGCCACTACGGTGTCCGGTTCGGCCATTCTGTTTTTGCATCTGCATTTTCTACGCACCAAGGTCGATTTGCCGGAAAGTCCGGGCGGCATTCTGGGACGGGAAATTGGCGACGCCTTGGTGCATCTGTTAGGCAACTCCGGTTCTACCTTGCTATTACTGGCCATTTTCATGACTGGTGTGACCTTGTTTACCGGTTTATCCTGGCTGATGATGATGACTTTGATCGGCAAAGGCGCGATGTCGGCCTGTTCCATCGTGGGTCGGCAAGCGGTTACAGTGCCTGAGCGCTACCGTGCCGATAGACCGGAGCGACCTGAGTCCACAAAAGAGGCCAAAAAACCGCGCAATCAGCCGGAAGCTAAAACCGAAGAACGCGCCAAAAAGCCGCAAATTCAAGTGCTGGAAACCGCGCAACCTTCTGCCGCCGCTGCGGTTAGACCTTTGCGCAGAAAAGACAGCAAGCCGGTAGACGACATGGCCCCCGGCGCCTATATCAACGCCTTGCCAACCTTGTCTTTGCTGGATAAGCGCGAAATCAAAGTTAAACGCTATTCCAAAATCGAGCTGGAAGAAATTTCCCGCCAAGTGGAAGACGTTTTACGGGATTACGGCATCGCTGCCGAAGTGGAAGCTGTCTTACCAGGTCCGGTCATTACGCGTTTTGAATTGCGCTTGGCGGCCGGCGTGAAAGTCAGCCGCATCAGTAGTCTGGCTAAAGACTTGGCGCGCGGTTTGTCGGTCACCAGCGTGCGTATCGTCGAGATTATCGAAGGTAAATCCGTTATCGGCCTGGAGATTCCTAACCAGGAACGGGAAATGGTTTCGCTACGTGATTTGCTGGTGTCGGATGAATTCGAGCGGGCCAAATCCAAACTCAGCATCGCGATGGGCAAGGATATTTCCGGTACGCCGGTGGTTGCTGACTTAGGCAAAATGCCGCATGCGCTGGTCGCCGGTACCACGGGTTCCGGTAAATCGGTGGCGATCAACACCATGATTCTCAGCTTGCTATACAAATCCAAGCCCGAAGACGTGCGGATGATCATGATAGACCCCAAGATGCTGGAGTTGTCGGTGTACGAAGGCATTCCGCATTTGCTGACGCCGGTCGTGACCGACATGAAGGATGCGCAAAACGCCTTGCGCTGGGCGGTGGCGGAAATGGAGCGACGCTATAAATTGATGTCTAAAGTGGGGGTGCGGAATCTGGCCGGTTATAACCAGGCGGTCAGAGAAGCGGAAGAGGCTGGTCAGCCGCTCCGAGATCCTTTATTCCGGCCGGAAACGCCGGTGGCTTTAGACGATTATCCGCTGCTGGACACGCTGCCCAGCATCGTCATCGTTATCGACGAGCTGGCCGACATGATGATGGTGGTCGGCAAAAAAGTTGAAGAACTAATTGCGCGTTTGGCGCAAAAAGCCCGAGCCGCTGGCATCCACTTGGTTTTGGCGACACAGCGACCTTCCGTGGATGTATTGACCGGTTTGATCAAAGCCAACGTGCCTACCCGGATTTCCTTCCAGGTGTCTTCGCGGATCGATTCCCGGACAATTATCGATCAAGGCGGTGCGGAAGCCTTGCTGGGTAACGGTGATATGTTGTTCCTGCCGTCCGGCACCAGCATTCCGCTGCGTGCCCATGGTGCGTTTGTCGATGATCACGAAGTGCATCGGGTGGTGGAATTTTTGAAGAAAACCGGCCCGACTAATTATCTGGACGAAATCACCCAAGAGCGCACCGACAGCGGCGAAGTCGCGGGCCTGGATGGCGAAGACAGCGAGTCGGATGCTTTGTATGATGAGGCGGTGGCTTTTGTGACCGAATCCCGCAAAGCCTCTATATCCAGCGTGCAACGCCGCTTTAAAATCGGTTACAACCGCGCGGCGCGCATCATCGAAGACATGGAAAATGCCGGCGTGGTTAGTATGCCGGAAACCAATGGCTCTCGCGAGGTACTAGCGCCACCGCCGCGCTGA
- the trxB gene encoding thioredoxin-disulfide reductase — protein sequence MAAAKHCKLLILGSGPAGYTAAVYAARANLNPVMITGMQQGGQLTTTTEVDNWPGDVEGLQGPDLMERMRLHAERFNTEIIFDHIHTADLSQKPFTLTGDAGVYTCDALIIATGASAKYLGLPSEEAFKGKGVSACATCDGFFYRNKPVAVIGGGNTAVEEALYLSNIASEVIVVHRRDKFRSEKILSDKLIEKSKSGNVRIEWNHQLDEVLGDEMGVTGLRIKNSQDGSTRDLDVHGVFIAIGHTPNTDIFTGQLAMEHGYIVVNSGIDGNATATSVPGVFAAGDVMDSHYKQAITSAGAGCMAALDVEKYLDELTS from the coding sequence ATGGCTGCAGCAAAACATTGCAAACTCTTAATCCTAGGTTCCGGCCCGGCCGGTTACACCGCAGCCGTTTACGCCGCGCGCGCTAATTTGAATCCGGTGATGATCACCGGCATGCAACAAGGCGGACAATTGACCACCACCACTGAAGTGGACAACTGGCCTGGCGACGTGGAAGGCTTGCAAGGTCCGGATTTGATGGAACGGATGCGCTTGCATGCCGAGCGCTTCAATACCGAAATTATATTCGACCATATCCATACCGCCGATCTGTCGCAAAAACCGTTCACGCTGACCGGCGACGCCGGCGTGTATACCTGCGATGCGCTGATCATCGCCACCGGCGCTTCGGCTAAATATCTGGGCCTACCATCCGAAGAAGCCTTTAAAGGCAAAGGCGTTTCCGCCTGCGCCACTTGCGACGGCTTTTTCTATCGCAACAAACCCGTGGCCGTGATCGGCGGCGGCAATACCGCAGTCGAAGAAGCGCTGTATTTGTCCAACATCGCCTCCGAGGTGATCGTGGTACACAGACGCGATAAATTCCGTTCCGAAAAAATCTTGTCAGACAAACTGATCGAAAAATCCAAATCCGGCAATGTCCGCATCGAGTGGAACCACCAACTGGATGAAGTATTGGGCGACGAAATGGGCGTGACCGGTCTGCGCATCAAAAACAGTCAGGACGGTTCCACTAGAGACTTGGATGTACACGGCGTATTCATCGCCATTGGCCATACTCCCAATACCGATATTTTTACCGGTCAACTGGCAATGGAGCACGGTTACATTGTCGTCAACAGCGGCATTGACGGTAACGCCACCGCCACCAGTGTCCCCGGCGTGTTTGCGGCTGGCGATGTGATGGACTCGCATTACAAACAAGCCATCACCTCAGCCGGCGCCGGCTGTATGGCAGCCTTAGATGTGGAAAAATATTTGGACGAATTGACGAGCTAG
- a CDS encoding methyltransferase family protein: protein MTSVRILWLLLCLVWMAAEISLARRTAAQAGPVVHTERRSQRLLWASVLLSLALALWFKNLAWTPIALEYLPRQILAMLLFAAGLYLRYLAVLKLGRFFTTNVAIQQEHRLIKVGPYRWLRHPAYTGLLLALFAAGVAMGDFIALVCLLVPTVWAFTRRIDIEERMLLAEFGSVYADFCAVTWRLLPWVY from the coding sequence ATGACATCGGTACGGATTTTGTGGCTATTGCTGTGCTTGGTTTGGATGGCGGCGGAAATTAGTCTGGCTCGCCGCACTGCCGCGCAAGCCGGGCCGGTTGTGCATACGGAACGGCGTTCGCAACGCCTGTTATGGGCTAGTGTACTGCTAAGTCTGGCGTTGGCGTTGTGGTTTAAAAATCTGGCGTGGACGCCGATCGCGCTGGAGTATTTGCCCAGACAAATCCTAGCCATGCTGTTGTTTGCCGCGGGGCTTTATCTACGTTACCTGGCCGTGCTGAAATTGGGCCGGTTTTTCACGACGAATGTGGCGATACAGCAGGAACACCGGCTGATCAAGGTCGGGCCTTATCGTTGGTTGCGGCATCCGGCCTACACCGGTTTGTTGCTAGCCTTGTTTGCGGCGGGGGTGGCGATGGGCGATTTTATCGCGCTGGTATGCTTGCTTGTGCCGACAGTTTGGGCGTTTACCCGGCGCATCGACATAGAAGAACGGATGTTGTTGGCAGAGTTCGGCAGCGTCTATGCCGATTTTTGTGCAGTGACCTGGCGGCTGTTGCCCTGGGTATATTGA
- a CDS encoding ABC transporter ATP-binding protein has translation MKKIIELKQVYKDYPQAGTLQTVLHDINLDIYPGEFVAIVGPSGNGKSTLLNLLTGIDHPSRGQINVNGTELQTLSNEKLSIWRGANVGIVFQFFQLLPALNLLQNIVLPMDFLGALTKQQRRERAMYLLELVGLADAAQRLPSQVSGGQQQRAAIARALANDPPLIVADEPTGNLDAVTADAVFDLFAHLRDQGKTLMMVTHNETLADAASRKLEILSGRIHADTQPEDWV, from the coding sequence ATGAAAAAGATCATAGAACTCAAACAGGTTTATAAGGACTATCCGCAAGCCGGCACGCTGCAAACCGTCTTGCACGACATCAATCTGGATATTTACCCCGGCGAATTCGTGGCCATCGTCGGCCCATCCGGCAACGGCAAATCCACCTTATTAAATCTGCTGACCGGCATCGACCATCCCAGCCGAGGCCAAATCAACGTCAACGGCACCGAGCTGCAAACACTCAGCAACGAAAAACTCAGCATCTGGCGCGGCGCCAATGTCGGCATCGTCTTTCAATTTTTCCAATTGCTGCCAGCCCTTAACCTATTGCAAAACATCGTGCTGCCGATGGACTTTCTCGGTGCGTTAACCAAACAGCAGCGCCGCGAACGCGCCATGTATTTGTTGGAACTGGTTGGATTGGCCGATGCGGCGCAGCGCTTACCCAGCCAGGTTTCCGGCGGCCAGCAACAACGGGCGGCGATTGCCCGCGCACTGGCAAACGACCCACCGTTAATCGTCGCCGACGAACCCACCGGCAACCTGGATGCGGTCACCGCCGATGCGGTGTTCGATTTGTTCGCGCATTTACGTGATCAAGGCAAAACCCTGATGATGGTTACCCACAACGAAACCCTGGCAGATGCCGCTAGCCGCAAACTGGAAATCCTTTCCGGGCGAATACACGCCGACACCCAGCCGGAAGACTGGGTGTGA
- a CDS encoding ABC transporter permease produces MNTLWHKVWADLWLTKSRTALAIISIAVGVCCVGILFGMIDLLLGKMDAAHRQSQPSHINLILRKDADISVLEQIKALPNVAGVDTMTPLSVHFRQPGETDWRLGTLIIRPDYENQHFDKTALQSGNWPSVNQVAIENLSALSSGIQGGDVEFETVQGPQALAIGGIVRHPFVKPPKFGGQVHFFASAAKAAQFGIPAHSFRQLLVQITPPYSSETARSVASQIRNLLGKQHIGVNVTLLQDPEQHWGRPFLSGINGVLQIMALVSLALASVLILNTVSAHITQQTDQIGVMKALGARTQTIAKLYLLEILLLALVAVVFAIPPALAGAYFSACRLLALFNIDCGAFAISQPALAYMLLGGLLAPLLAAMTPILRGAAMTVRVAIAGYGVGADFGYNRFDLLIEKFGSRFLPTLSAAALGNLFRRKARLVLTQSVLIVAGVMFLVLTSLIASLNLTLDREMARSRYAVRLGFSIDQPEQKIRDIAAAVEGTEYMEFWQRSSIQIAKDSQALRQKGSLGMQMLALPANSNMYQPLIESGRWLQASDAGARVLVLSADTAALNAIQTGDMLDVGLGTDHQKWQVIGIYRWLTGGSYAVEPVYAPLETLRRITQSQDVASFALLDAQVANLNQEADYLRHLQQRFQDQGIQLDVYTTLAKLEQRQFARNQFKPVLNTLLGLACMIAAVGGIGLSGTLAISVLQRIREIGVLRAIGAPSKVVFRMFLMEGLLHGGMAWLIGIPLAYLAAEPLAKQLGRTMLGIQLDFSFDLWAILYWLLIVLTVAWIAAFWPARKATRLSIRECLGH; encoded by the coding sequence GTGAATACACTTTGGCATAAAGTCTGGGCCGACTTGTGGCTGACAAAAAGTCGCACTGCCTTGGCAATTATTAGCATCGCCGTCGGCGTCTGTTGTGTCGGCATTTTGTTCGGCATGATCGATTTGCTGCTGGGTAAAATGGATGCCGCACACCGACAATCGCAACCCTCGCATATCAATCTGATTTTGCGTAAGGATGCCGACATCAGTGTACTGGAGCAAATCAAAGCCTTACCCAACGTAGCCGGCGTCGATACCATGACGCCGCTGAGCGTGCATTTCCGCCAACCCGGCGAAACCGACTGGCGCTTGGGTACGCTCATAATCCGGCCAGACTATGAAAATCAACATTTCGACAAAACCGCCTTGCAATCAGGCAATTGGCCGAGCGTAAATCAAGTAGCGATAGAAAACCTCTCCGCCCTGTCTAGCGGCATACAAGGCGGCGACGTCGAATTCGAAACCGTCCAAGGCCCGCAAGCGCTGGCTATCGGCGGCATCGTCCGTCATCCCTTTGTTAAACCGCCCAAATTTGGCGGCCAGGTGCATTTTTTTGCCAGCGCCGCCAAAGCTGCCCAATTCGGCATTCCGGCACACAGTTTTCGACAATTATTGGTGCAAATCACCCCACCTTACAGCAGCGAAACAGCCCGCAGCGTTGCCAGCCAAATTCGCAACTTGCTGGGCAAACAGCATATAGGCGTCAACGTCACCCTGTTGCAAGACCCGGAACAACATTGGGGCCGGCCGTTCTTATCCGGTATCAATGGCGTCTTGCAAATCATGGCCTTGGTATCATTAGCCTTGGCTAGCGTATTGATTTTAAACACCGTATCGGCCCATATTACCCAGCAAACCGATCAGATCGGCGTGATGAAAGCATTGGGTGCCAGAACACAAACCATTGCCAAACTGTATCTACTGGAAATCCTGCTGCTGGCTTTGGTCGCGGTAGTCTTCGCCATTCCACCGGCACTTGCCGGCGCTTATTTTAGCGCTTGCCGACTGTTGGCTTTATTCAATATCGACTGCGGTGCATTCGCGATTTCCCAGCCCGCCCTGGCATACATGCTGTTGGGTGGCCTGCTGGCGCCATTGCTGGCGGCCATGACCCCAATTCTGCGCGGTGCGGCCATGACGGTGCGTGTGGCAATCGCCGGTTACGGTGTGGGCGCAGATTTTGGCTACAACCGTTTCGACCTGCTTATAGAGAAGTTCGGCTCGCGCTTTCTGCCGACTTTATCCGCCGCAGCCTTAGGGAATTTGTTCCGCCGGAAAGCCAGGCTGGTGCTGACGCAAAGTGTCTTGATCGTTGCCGGCGTGATGTTTTTGGTATTGACCAGCTTGATCGCCTCGCTGAATTTAACCCTGGACCGGGAAATGGCCCGCAGCCGCTATGCAGTGCGCCTGGGTTTTAGCATCGACCAGCCCGAGCAAAAAATACGCGACATCGCCGCTGCCGTGGAAGGCACGGAGTATATGGAGTTTTGGCAACGCTCAAGCATACAAATTGCCAAGGACAGCCAAGCCTTGCGGCAAAAAGGCAGTCTGGGCATGCAAATGCTGGCATTGCCGGCAAACTCGAATATGTATCAGCCTCTGATCGAATCCGGACGCTGGTTGCAGGCCAGTGACGCCGGTGCGCGCGTATTGGTGCTGAGCGCGGATACGGCCGCGCTGAACGCTATTCAAACCGGCGATATGCTGGATGTTGGGCTAGGCACCGATCACCAGAAATGGCAAGTAATCGGCATCTATCGCTGGCTAACCGGCGGTAGTTATGCGGTGGAACCGGTTTACGCGCCACTCGAAACACTCAGACGGATTACCCAAAGCCAGGACGTAGCGTCATTCGCCTTACTCGATGCACAGGTCGCCAACCTCAATCAGGAAGCTGACTACCTGCGCCACTTGCAACAGCGCTTTCAAGATCAAGGCATACAACTGGATGTTTACACCACCCTCGCCAAACTGGAACAACGCCAGTTTGCCCGCAACCAGTTCAAACCGGTGTTAAACACCTTACTAGGCTTGGCCTGTATGATTGCGGCAGTCGGTGGCATCGGCCTGTCCGGCACTTTAGCAATCAGTGTATTGCAGCGCATTCGCGAAATAGGCGTATTGCGCGCCATAGGCGCACCCTCCAAAGTGGTGTTCCGCATGTTTTTAATGGAAGGCCTATTGCATGGCGGCATGGCCTGGCTCATCGGCATTCCGCTCGCCTATCTGGCCGCCGAACCTCTAGCCAAACAATTGGGTCGGACTATGCTTGGTATACAACTGGATTTCAGCTTCGACTTGTGGGCTATTCTGTATTGGCTGCTTATTGTTTTAACCGTAGCTTGGATAGCCGCCTTCTGGCCTGCCCGTAAGGCAACCCGCTTAAGCATTAGGGAGTGTTTGGGACACTGA